CCGTAAGGCTTGGTAAAGTAGACCTTTGAGGGCTGCTATTACTAAAGGTTGACTCTTGTTGGTTGCTAGTTCACCTTGGAGACGGACATTAAGTAATTCTACCCGACCGCCAGCTAACTGTCCAACTAAGTTGCCTAAAGTTTCCGCCAGTTGCATGTAGGGCTTAAGTTCTTCCAACACGTCGGGGCCCAGTCCGGGGATATTGACGGCTGAACGTGCTGGTAGTCCCAAGAGAACATCGCGAATTTGTTCAGCAACGTCTATGGCGACATTTACTTGAGCTTCGGTGGTGGAAGCGCCTAAATGGGGGGTGAGGATAATTTCTTTGCCTAGCGATCGCAAATCTGATTCGCCTAGTGGTTCTGACTCGAACACATCTAGGGCTGCACCCCCTATAGTACCTTCTTTAATCGCCACTGCTAAAGCTGCTTCATCAATGATGCCACCACGAGCGCAGTTAATAATCCGGGCTGTGGGCTTCATTTTTGCCAGGGTTGTGGCATTGATTATGTGGGTGGTTTCTGGGGTTTTGGGGATATGCAATGTGATATAATCTGCTTGCTGGATCAACAAATCCAATTCCACCAACTGACAACCAATTTGTTCTGCACGTTCTGTAGAGATGAATGGGTCAAAAGCTAGGAGTTTCATCCCCATTGCTTTTGCTACAGCAGCAACATGGGAGCCGATTTTGCCCAAACCGACTATCCCCAGGGTTTTTTTGTAGACTTCAGCACCAACAAAGGTTTTGCGGTCCCACTCACCCCGTTTAACTGAAGCGTTAGCATCGGGGATGTGACGAGACAAAGATAACATCATCGCTAGGGCGTGTTCTGCAGCGGCGATTGTGTTACCCTCTGGAGAATTGACGACCACAATTCCTCGGCGCGTGGCTGTGGGTACATCGACATTATCCACACCTACGCCAGCACGACCGATGATTTTGAGTTGGGTGCCAGCTTCAATGATTTCTTTGGTAACGCGGGTTCCCGAACGAATCATCAGCGCGTCATACTCACCAATGATTTCGATCAGTTCCGCTGGTTTTAAACCTGTTTTCACATCAACAGTAGCAACTTGGGATAGAATGTCAATCCCAGCTTGGTCAATCGGATCGGAGACGAGAACCTTAGACATGATTACTTCATTTAAAGCTATAGGTATTGCTGCACAAGACTTTTTAGTTTAGTCTTTATCGGTCGCAATTCAGCAAAAATGTTTGTTTGAATATCAACTTAGTTTTAACTGACTCCTCCTGGTGATGGTATGAGAACATCAGTTGCCACCGTGATATGAGATTGCCTCCTATATTTTAATATCAGTGGCTTTTTCCGCCACCTTTTGGTAAATATAAACCATAAATAGGGGCAAACACCTATTTATTTATTAATAATTAAAAGTTACCTCAACAGTGGTGGGTGCTGAGTTATTAAAGCGACATATAGCTTATAAGAGTCAAGGGTCAAACGATTTTGGATTTTGGATTTTGGATTTAGCTAAAAATCAAATAGGAGTTCTATAGTAAGTTGTTCCAGATTATTATCAGAATTAACTAAACTACAGCAATAACCGACAAATCGCTATAATTTTTTTTGTGAGTTTTGGGGAAAGTAGCCATGTTAAACTACAACCTGCCGAGGTACTTACCATCAGCCGAAGAACTACCAGATTCTGATGATACGCCAGTGGATAACGAACTGCAAGAATTAATA
The Gloeotrichia echinulata CP02 DNA segment above includes these coding regions:
- the serA gene encoding phosphoglycerate dehydrogenase, whose protein sequence is MSKVLVSDPIDQAGIDILSQVATVDVKTGLKPAELIEIIGEYDALMIRSGTRVTKEIIEAGTQLKIIGRAGVGVDNVDVPTATRRGIVVVNSPEGNTIAAAEHALAMMLSLSRHIPDANASVKRGEWDRKTFVGAEVYKKTLGIVGLGKIGSHVAAVAKAMGMKLLAFDPFISTERAEQIGCQLVELDLLIQQADYITLHIPKTPETTHIINATTLAKMKPTARIINCARGGIIDEAALAVAIKEGTIGGAALDVFESEPLGESDLRSLGKEIILTPHLGASTTEAQVNVAIDVAEQIRDVLLGLPARSAVNIPGLGPDVLEELKPYMQLAETLGNLVGQLAGGRVELLNVRLQGELATNKSQPLVIAALKGLLYQALRERVNYVNATIEAKERGIRVIETRDASVRDYAGSLHLEATGTLGTHSVTGALLGEKEIHLTDVDGFPVNVPPSKYMLFTLHRDMPGIIGKLGSLLGSFNVNIASMQVGRKIVRGDAVMALSIDDPLPEGILTEIIKVPGIRDAYTVTL